A window of the Arthrobacter sp. Marseille-P9274 genome harbors these coding sequences:
- a CDS encoding SDR family NAD(P)-dependent oxidoreductase — MTEQKDTMTEKKVWFITGAGRGMGTDIAKAALAAGHLVVATGRDQDKVAGAVGEDENLLAVKLDVTDPAAAERAVRAAVDRFGRIDVLVNNAGNFYAGFFEEISPEDFRKQIETTMFGPINVTRAALPVMRAQRSGLIMTISSTAGITGGEFLTAYAASKFGVEGWAESLAPEVAPFGIRSMIVEPGFFRTELLTPESTSYADSTIEDYAERTRQTVAAWQGMDGKQGGDPVKLAGALIQLTELDEPPLRFAAGADAVQVFETRAKELQEQADAHRGLSSNLARDDA; from the coding sequence ATGACTGAGCAGAAGGACACCATGACTGAGAAGAAGGTCTGGTTCATCACCGGCGCGGGCCGCGGGATGGGAACGGACATTGCGAAGGCGGCGCTGGCCGCCGGCCACTTGGTCGTTGCCACGGGCCGCGACCAGGACAAGGTGGCCGGGGCGGTGGGAGAAGATGAGAACCTCCTGGCGGTGAAGCTCGATGTCACAGACCCGGCCGCGGCGGAACGGGCAGTCCGGGCCGCCGTCGACCGGTTCGGCCGAATCGATGTGCTCGTGAACAACGCGGGCAATTTCTATGCCGGGTTCTTCGAGGAAATCAGCCCGGAGGACTTCCGCAAACAGATCGAAACCACCATGTTCGGGCCAATTAACGTTACCCGGGCGGCGCTGCCGGTCATGCGTGCGCAGCGCTCCGGGCTGATCATGACCATCTCCTCGACCGCCGGCATCACAGGTGGGGAGTTCCTCACGGCCTATGCCGCATCGAAGTTCGGGGTGGAGGGCTGGGCGGAGTCGCTGGCGCCTGAGGTCGCCCCGTTCGGCATTCGCAGCATGATCGTGGAACCGGGATTCTTCCGCACAGAGCTGCTGACCCCGGAATCCACCAGCTACGCGGATTCGACCATTGAGGACTACGCCGAGCGCACCCGGCAGACCGTCGCGGCCTGGCAAGGCATGGACGGGAAGCAGGGTGGGGACCCGGTCAAGCTCGCCGGCGCCCTCATCCAGCTAACCGAACTCGATGAACCGCCGCTGCGGTTCGCTGCCGGGGCGGACGCCGTCCAGGTGTTTGAGACCCGGGCCAAGGAACTCCAGGAGCAGGCAGACGCCCACCGCGGACTCTCCAGCAACCTCGCCCGGGACGACGCCTGA
- a CDS encoding helix-turn-helix transcriptional regulator gives MGRKEEIREFLMSRRAKVTPGLAGIPTYGELRRVPGLRREEVAQLAGVSTDYYTRLERGSIRGVSDSVLEAVAGALQLDEAERAHLMDLARGANVPSRRARRRPPQQRVRAGVVRLLGSMTGVAAMVQNGRSDVLAANLLGRALYAPVFDFTEPSGTDAPGRLPNQARYLFLDPGAGDFYPDWRAIAAATVAMLRLESGRNPQDRALNELVGELTTRSGLFAALWAGHDVRIHTTGTKRFRHPVAGELSLQYETLDLPGDEGQTLFTFTAEPGSASENALAFLASWAAPPPETTAAGDPAGGSTDLEARLQAPPRKANPGKAKPSND, from the coding sequence GTGGGTAGAAAAGAAGAAATTCGCGAGTTCCTGATGTCGCGCCGTGCGAAGGTCACCCCTGGGCTCGCCGGCATTCCGACTTACGGGGAGCTGCGTCGTGTACCGGGGCTGCGCCGGGAGGAGGTGGCGCAGCTCGCCGGGGTGAGCACGGATTACTACACGCGGCTGGAACGCGGCAGCATCCGCGGCGTCTCGGACTCTGTCCTCGAGGCCGTGGCCGGCGCTCTTCAGCTGGACGAAGCCGAGCGGGCGCACCTGATGGACCTGGCGCGGGGTGCCAACGTTCCGTCGCGGCGGGCAAGGCGCCGGCCGCCGCAGCAACGGGTCCGCGCCGGCGTGGTGCGCCTGCTGGGGAGCATGACCGGTGTCGCCGCCATGGTGCAGAACGGTCGTTCGGACGTGCTCGCGGCAAACCTGCTGGGCCGTGCCCTCTACGCGCCGGTCTTCGACTTCACGGAACCGTCAGGGACGGATGCTCCGGGCCGGCTGCCCAACCAGGCACGGTATCTCTTCCTCGATCCTGGGGCAGGCGACTTTTATCCCGATTGGCGCGCGATCGCGGCCGCCACTGTGGCGATGCTGCGGTTGGAATCGGGCCGTAACCCCCAGGACCGGGCGCTGAACGAGCTCGTAGGGGAGCTGACCACGCGCAGCGGGCTGTTTGCGGCGCTGTGGGCCGGGCACGACGTGCGGATCCACACCACGGGGACCAAGCGCTTCCGCCACCCGGTCGCCGGGGAGTTGTCCCTGCAGTACGAGACATTGGACCTTCCGGGCGACGAGGGCCAAACCCTATTCACCTTCACTGCGGAGCCGGGCTCCGCATCGGAAAACGCGCTGGCATTCCTAGCCAGTTGGGCGGCCCCGCCGCCCGAAACTACTGCCGCCGGCGATCCTGCAGGCGGCTCCACCGACCTTGAGGCGCGCCTACAGGCGCCGCCAAGAAAAGCCAACCCAGGAAAGGCCAAGCCATCAAATGACTGA
- a CDS encoding PHP domain-containing protein, with translation MDAVDALNEIAFWLERELAPSFKVQAFRRAAGTIGGLDEEDLAARARDGRLKNMKGIGARTFEVIRQAVDGEVPDYLAKLRERSAAPLAEGGAELRAALRGDLHSHSSWSDGGSPIEEMVAAARWLGREYLALTDHSPNLKIANGLSPERLEQQLDVVAGINDGGGDGFRLLAGIEVDILESGELDQAPELLDRLDVVVASVHSKLRAERGPMTRRMLKGIKDPHTNVLGHCTGRLVKGSRGTRPQSEFDAERVFAACAEHRVAVEINSRPERQDPPDDLIRLALDAGCLFSIDSDAHAPGQLDFLQYGAERAARNGVPAERIINTWPLPKLLDWCAP, from the coding sequence ATGGATGCTGTCGACGCCCTCAATGAGATCGCGTTTTGGCTCGAGCGCGAGTTGGCCCCGAGCTTCAAGGTGCAGGCCTTCCGCCGCGCCGCGGGAACCATCGGTGGGTTGGATGAGGAGGACCTGGCGGCCAGGGCCAGGGACGGCCGGCTCAAGAACATGAAGGGGATCGGCGCGCGGACCTTCGAGGTGATCCGCCAGGCGGTCGACGGCGAGGTGCCGGACTATCTGGCCAAGCTGCGCGAACGCTCGGCGGCGCCGCTCGCCGAGGGCGGCGCCGAGCTGCGCGCGGCACTGCGCGGGGACCTGCACAGCCACAGCAGCTGGTCGGACGGCGGCTCTCCGATCGAGGAGATGGTCGCCGCCGCCCGCTGGCTGGGCCGGGAGTACCTGGCGCTGACGGACCATTCGCCCAACCTCAAGATCGCCAACGGGCTGAGCCCCGAGCGGCTGGAGCAGCAACTGGACGTTGTGGCGGGCATTAACGACGGCGGCGGGGACGGCTTCCGCCTGCTAGCCGGGATCGAGGTGGACATCCTGGAGTCCGGCGAGCTGGACCAGGCGCCCGAACTCCTGGACCGGCTGGACGTGGTCGTGGCCAGCGTGCACTCCAAGCTGCGCGCCGAGAGGGGCCCGATGACGCGGCGGATGCTCAAGGGCATCAAGGACCCGCACACCAACGTGCTCGGCCACTGCACCGGGCGGCTCGTCAAAGGCTCCCGCGGCACCCGCCCCCAGTCCGAGTTCGATGCCGAGCGAGTGTTCGCCGCCTGCGCCGAGCACCGCGTCGCCGTCGAAATCAATTCCCGTCCGGAACGCCAGGACCCTCCGGACGACCTGATCCGGCTGGCCCTCGACGCGGGCTGCCTCTTCAGCATCGACAGTGACGCCCACGCGCCCGGCCAGCTGGACTTCCTGCAGTACGGGGCCGAGCGCGCCGCCCGCAACGGCGTCCCGGCGGAGCGGATCATCAACACCTGGCCTCTGCCGAAGCTGCTCGACTGGTGCGCGCCCTAG
- the arfB gene encoding alternative ribosome rescue aminoacyl-tRNA hydrolase ArfB, producing MDLEVSHALTIPAAELRWRFSRSSGPGGQHVNTSDSRVELSWNIDDSTALSEGQRLVLAARLKQRLIAGAITVTASEQRSQLRNREIALAKLRDLVEEGLAPEGPRRRATKPTRGSNRRRLAAKAQRAATKQQRRRPPAE from the coding sequence ATGGATCTTGAGGTGTCGCATGCGCTCACGATTCCCGCGGCGGAACTCAGGTGGCGGTTCTCGCGTTCGTCGGGGCCGGGCGGCCAACACGTCAACACCTCGGACAGCCGTGTCGAGCTCTCATGGAATATCGACGACTCGACGGCGCTTTCGGAGGGCCAGCGGCTGGTCCTGGCCGCGCGCCTTAAACAACGCCTCATCGCCGGAGCGATCACCGTGACCGCCTCCGAGCAGCGTTCCCAGCTGCGCAATCGCGAGATCGCCCTGGCCAAGCTCCGCGACCTCGTCGAAGAAGGTCTTGCTCCCGAAGGTCCCCGCCGCCGCGCAACCAAACCCACCCGGGGCTCGAACCGCCGGCGCCTCGCGGCCAAGGCGCAGCGGGCGGCGACGAAACAGCAACGAAGGCGGCCCCCTGCCGAGTAG
- a CDS encoding phosphotransferase enzyme family protein: MSDEAAEDAVDKNDEHILGDQVTHVVRIGNTVRRPVREFTATIQAYLGHLRDRGFQDAPVPLGYDDAGREVLSFVRGEVPLEPLPEAATGVDVLRSLARLIRRLHDAAEGWVPPPDAVFGGIPGGRPDGLEPLFAAPELVSHQDYCPGNVVFRASLPAALIDFDLARPTTRVADLANALYWWAPLLHPADRAPSLRDADIPARVRAFADAYGLDRERRRALTDVALVRSRNALLTMAAAAGADPVFARWWEEGLKDKLPRAEAWLRSAARPINDALLD; the protein is encoded by the coding sequence GTGTCAGACGAAGCTGCGGAGGATGCTGTGGACAAGAACGACGAACATATTCTCGGCGACCAGGTGACGCACGTGGTCCGGATCGGCAACACGGTGCGCCGCCCGGTACGGGAGTTCACGGCGACCATCCAGGCCTATCTGGGACACCTGCGGGATCGCGGTTTCCAGGACGCGCCGGTTCCGCTGGGCTATGACGACGCCGGACGGGAGGTTTTGTCCTTTGTCCGCGGCGAGGTGCCGCTAGAGCCCCTGCCCGAGGCCGCCACGGGAGTGGACGTGCTGCGGTCGCTGGCCCGGCTGATCCGGCGGCTGCACGACGCCGCCGAGGGCTGGGTTCCGCCGCCGGATGCGGTGTTCGGCGGCATTCCCGGCGGCCGTCCCGATGGATTGGAGCCGCTCTTCGCAGCACCGGAGCTGGTGTCGCACCAGGACTACTGCCCCGGGAACGTGGTGTTCCGCGCCAGCCTTCCTGCGGCGCTGATCGACTTCGACCTTGCCAGGCCCACCACCCGGGTCGCCGATCTGGCCAACGCCCTCTACTGGTGGGCGCCTCTGCTGCATCCGGCGGACCGCGCGCCGTCGCTGCGCGATGCGGACATCCCGGCGCGGGTGCGCGCCTTCGCGGACGCCTACGGCCTGGACCGGGAGCGGCGTCGGGCCCTCACCGACGTGGCCCTGGTCCGCAGCCGGAACGCCCTGCTGACCATGGCTGCGGCCGCCGGGGCGGACCCGGTGTTTGCGCGCTGGTGGGAAGAAGGCCTGAAGGACAAACTGCCGCGGGCCGAGGCCTGGCTGCGCTCGGCTGCCCGGCCGATCAATGACGCCCTGCTGGACTGA